The genomic stretch tttcttgcTTATGGCAAAAAATATTGTGAGCTGAGTTATATGCCAAAATTATAAAGTCAAGTGTAAACCTGTTCTAAGCTAGGAGGAATGCTCTACGGAATTTAGTCAGGGAATAACAGCTGAGCATTGACAACAGTGGCATGATGCTAATATATTGATGCTTTATTAATGGCTTTAAGGTGAGGAACGTGTATTTCTTTGCCTGTCTGTAAAATCAGGGTATTCTTTCTACCTAAAAAGGCAGATGGGATTAAATGGTCATTTCAATTAGTAGGACTATGAATACTGCTGCTGCACTTCATGTTCCCATCTTGATGTCTGGACAGCTTCAAGTACAACTGGCACAGACAGTCATAAGATCAAGGTCAAACTGTCTGCATAATGAATGACAGAAAGTATTAATACACCCACAGATGTGGTGGCAGAGATGACTAATCTTCATGCAGTTTATCTATACATTTGGGTATTTGAAAGACTTAATTAATTACAACACAATGAATCCTGCCCTTGGTGTCCCTCAAAGGTCTTTAAGGGACAGTTCAACACTATATattgtttctgtgctgtatgTCTTCACTGGTgattataaattataattttcaaGGCTTGCTGCTTTCAGGGCAATGCAAGAAAAGAGATAATTTTACTTAAATGggagtaaataaatacatagttCAGACCATTTTAGTTTTTACTGCCACTAAATTTAGTTTCTGTGGGCTGGTTGCTAAAGTCTGACATATTGTGAGGTCTTTTTGCAGAgcctgtctttaaaaatagaattaacaTGCAGTTTTTGAAAAGTTCATTGATGGCAAAATAGTTCTATTGAAGCTGAAAAGAATTTTAcctattgatttcagtggaaatattCAGGCCCATGGTAGGAATTTTTGAAAATCTCCTTCTGACTATTAAGAATGTTTCTAAAAGCTTACCCACCAATTTAGCATTTAGAGTAGCATGTCATACTGAGGCTTTCACCTTTTGACAAAGTTCCCATTAATTCATCATGACAGAGTTGGGCAAAGAACATACAAATtacttcttaaatatttttcttaaataataattCAGAGCAGATTTGGACCTCAGACTACTCTGATATTCATGACTTGCACTTACCTTCACtaaaattttggaaaaactTGATGCCAAAGTAAGTTTACTTAAATGATTATTGGACATTGAATAGAAAGTTTTGAGAAGTTGAAATTGAATCTTCTCAAATTGAACTTTGAGAAGATAAAGTCAAAGTCTTTCTTACAAGCTATTAAAGGTAGTCCAAAAATCTTCAAGATAGGCCAGCCTTCTGtaagaatttcagaatttctgtcAGTGAAACTACTGacagtaaaatatttaccaCCAGTCTGCAGAACAAGTAATTATTGACACAATTTGAATGGATTTTACTTAAGAGTAGAATGTCAACACTTGTTTCATGTGAATGGACGCATGCATTCAAAGCTCACTGAGGTTAACAACAAAAGACTTCATGTAGGACTTTATATGTTTGCTGAGCCCTTTGTGTGATCACTTGACGATTAGAAAAATatcaataaattatttgtttgctgttcCCCATTGATtttttgaaaaccagaaagctttTGATGCATGGtatacacatttttcaaagagctgGCTTTATTTTGGGCAGAACCCATATCTCTGGATGGTACTGGACAGGGTTTGGGAAAGTGTTCAGAAGAGGTATACCCAAAGGGGGTAATTTGCTTGGCAGGGTTTAGTACATATATGGAGGGCACCCTTATCTTTACATCTCTAGGACTTGGTATTCATCTCAGCATTGGTACCTGAGATGTGTAAGAGATATGAAGTAAGAGTCTGGAAGCTTGTAGTGATGCATGATTAGGATTTTTTTGCTAGCATTCTGGTAATAACTTCAATACTCTTTTGACTGCATTAGTTACAGTTTTATATTTGAGGttctgaacagattttttttgcaaaatgaaaacgAGTGGTGCATTTGTCAGAAATGAGAGCTgtatgatttttgttttcacatgcaAGCTAATTTGTGACAGAGATGTGGACCAGCTCTGGAGAGGTTCTAATCCCTATagttcaaataaaatattgatgatagttttttttcttgtccacAGTTCTGTTGTGTTACAGCTACATAATATTACATCATCACATTACTGAATCAGGATAAAATATACCAGTCTTTTATTTAATGTGATTTGGCCATATAATGCAAATATGGCTCAGGTGGGCATATtagttacatgaaaaaaaatatgatggagaagaaaatgtgtggTTTAAAACATAGTAAAGTGGGCAGGTGGACTCAGGTTTTTTAATTGGCTTATTAAGGAATACATAACAGAAGTgcaacaaagttatttttattattccaaAATGCACAACAGACAGTACAAGTGTTTACAGatcatttttgaaaatgtatcttCTTCCATACTTTTTTACTACAAGCTACTGtgttttgcaattttaattgaaaattagCTCATCCAGAATGGAATAGTTCCTGATATAGATAATATGTTTAGTTTTAACTGAAGTCAACTcatgtttaaaactgaaatgaatgagaggcaatttttttaacctattaTTTCACCACTTTTAAAACTTCACTAGACCAAAGAAAATGTCCATGTGGATTAATCTTATAGATAAAATCAAGATTACtaatatatttcagtaaaaaaagctaaaaatgaaataagttAAAATATCTATTATCTATTATGAAAGACAGACAAATTCCCTTTAAATAAACACACCTGTAAGAGTCTCAAAAGCAGACATGCCAGGTCACCTCAAGAGGTCATCTACTTCAGTCCCTTGCCTCATGGCGAATTAACTTTCTCTGTGTCATTACTAACAGATTCAATATGTTCTTGAAGACTCGTAGTGGTCACTACTCCACAGATCCcgcttccttcctcccttccccaacCCCCCGacaatttatttcagtgtttgactGTCTGTACCTTTCGGAAGATTTGCTAGTGACTACTCTGAATCTTTCATTAGTTGTTCTGTTCACTATGAACATGGAGAACTGAGtgctccttttttgtttgtaacaGTCTTCAAGCATGTAAAAGGTTCCACGGATTTCCCCCCTTGTGTTACCTCCCATAAGCAAAATAACCACATGTATTTAAATCTTTTCCTCCTAAGATGTTTTTTAGGCCTCTTTCCATTCTTATTACTCTTCTGAGgattttctccagtttttcaaCACCTTGAAGTTCTGTGTGCAAAGCTGGAAGTAACAACTCATCTGAGCCTTATCGTGTTGAACTGAGTGATGGAAGTAGGTTGTCTTGTAAGCTCTACTCCTTACGTTCCCACTTTTCCGCAGCAGTGTGATACTGTTGACTCATACTTAGCTTGTACAACCTCCAAGTCTTTGGTGCCGAACTGCTGCTGAACCAGCTGCTCTCCATTTTGTGTTTTTGTAGGTGATTTTTTCCAATGAAGATCAgtgtcttttcattttcctgataGGATTTCGTTCTGTAGGTTTCAGATAATTTTCCCGATAATGTGagataattttctgttctgattcAGTCAGACCTCCAGCTTGCTTCCAGGCCATCCCAGCTACATATTGGCCGTTGCAGAATTAGATTGCTGCAGAACTCTATGAACTTCCATTCTCAGAAAGCACTACTGTGAACTACTTTCAAGGCATGTTAGCACACCATGTTTGTGCTACTGGGATCAGTGCCTCTAGATTCatgccaaaataatttgtgaGACTTCTATgttaaataacattaaaaaaaatatgttctgttGCATAATGAGAGGAAATCCAGTGTTTCTGATATATGGCAaaattttcagaattgtttAACTGACTTAGGATAAGTTTACTTAGGTGAAAGTAGAGAGCTGATAATTCCTTTTTCAAGTTAGCCAGGTATGAACTAGAGTTTATGTTATTTATGGTGGTGTGGCACTGAGCCTGAGCTAACAAGCCTTAGTGATAATGCACAAGAGTTCAGGTGACATTCACATTTGAACATAGATTTTGGCTCTTAAATAAACATGCTGTTGGTATTTACAGATTGTAATGACTATGTGAAATatttagccaaaaaaaaaagtcaagatcTCCACTGAGAGAGGTCTACAGTCCAGCTAATAGAAAGTGAGGGCAGAGGTATTGATTGTAAGAAAACCAGTGCTgcaaggctttttaaaataagtatgttCTGAGAAGAGATGGAAAGCCAGGGGTAATAAAGACTTGGAACCTGGGAACTTTTTGAAAGCATAGGGTAGCATAGAGTAAGATAAGTGAACCAGGCAATGGAGATTCAGGAATATGAAGAATGAAATTGTAATAAGAGGAGGCAAGGGCAGAAGGAACTGGAAGCAGCATTCGGTAGAcctaggaaaataatttaaggaaACTGATAGGTTAAGTAGGGAAGGCCTGAAGAGACATTTAGTCAGTAGCTCTCCATTTTGGCcttaaaaatctttgtttagAAACTTGGCCGTTTCTAGATGGCCTTGCCCATTATCTTCCACTTAAGCCTGATCAGTACCTTTACTTAGAAGTGAACATTTAAAGCCAAACTGCCATCTCAAGTACCCTTCAGTGATTACTTCCATTCTGACGGAAGGAGCAGTAGGATGGCCCCAGTCCCCTCACGGTGCAGTCAGTGGTGTCTGTGTCGCAGGTCTCACAATGGCACTCTGTAGCTACTGGGTACGAATAAAAAGATTCGGGATGGTCACCACAGCCAGGGATCTTCACTGTTTCATACACAACCTGCTTGAAGGTACATGTTTGCTGAACGGATGATACTGGTGGATATTTATAGACTGGATCCTGAAAAGTACAAGAAGGAAACACctattttgaaatttgttgtGGGGTAGAATgccatttttttataaaataaaggacctgatatgaaaattaattaaaccaGTGGGAAAATCCCACTGAGAGGAGAAGGATTTGGATCAGGCTCTTCCAATTCCACCTAGATCCTTAGATTTCTCCTTTCAGGAGGACCAAAATGGCAAATTTGTGTCATACCATCACCAGGCAATCTTGCAGGTCAATTGCTTGATTCTTCAAATTATTTAGAAAGGTGGAGAAGTCTACATAGTTATGGCTACTTTATTGTATCCATTTGCAACCACGATCTGAACACAAGGTAGAGATCCCTACTATAATACTTTCAGCTCTAGTTATACAACATAAACATAATGTATGCAGCCAGTTAAAGATCTGACTTTTACTAGCATCTTTTCACCCTTCCCTTTGCAGTTCAGATTGGCTGTGTATCTACTTTGCTGTCAAATAGCATAGCAGTTACTCAGTTCTGCTATGTGTTTGTTATGAACTGGGGAAATAGTTTATTCATATATTACTTGGAGTATTTAATTCTGGTGCCTGAAATTAAACCTAAGATTCTCACCCTTGTGAAGCAGTATCCTGAGCACCACGTGGCATTCACTGTGATACAGAATTCACATTCTTCTCTTTCCACTGCTATAGTAATATTGGTCAGCTGACAGCTATTGCAACAAATTGCTTTCCAGCAAAATAACAGCACGTAACAATTAACTGCCTTCATCCTgcgtagaaagaaacaaatatatcTATCCTGGAGAAACATTTATAGTTATAGTcaacaagaaatatttatagaaacagGGAGAAACTGAGTCTTCACATTATCCTCAAGTAGATCTATAATAGCaagctttcagaaacatcaGTGAGAACATGTGATAAAGCCATTAAATAGATCTATCCATATGTTTATTGTTAAAGGGGTTTGATTTTCCTAAGCAATTGAAATAACACGTCAGCAGTCTCTGCAGAATAATAATAGCAGAGTACCATACCActttcaatgaaatatttttatctaaGT from Falco rusticolus isolate bFalRus1 chromosome 10, bFalRus1.pri, whole genome shotgun sequence encodes the following:
- the FSHB gene encoding follitropin subunit beta, translated to MKAVNCYVLLFCWKAICCNSCQLTNITIAVEREECEFCITVNATWCSGYCFTRDPVYKYPPVSSVQQTCTFKQVVYETVKIPGCGDHPESFYSYPVATECHCETCDTDTTDCTVRGLGPSYCSFRQNGSNH